In Archangium lipolyticum, a single genomic region encodes these proteins:
- a CDS encoding GNAT family N-acetyltransferase codes for MEPAITFRALTESDLPLLHTWLARPHVTEWWEPAPTAEQVREDYLPRLAPPDMLPLDAPAGVVQYLAYEAGEPVAFVQAYRVMAHQSEGWWLNETDPHALGVDQFIGLPERLGQGLGTRMLKAFIEFLFKDPRVTRIQTDPEPTNARAIACYRKVGFRDVGVVETPDGLALLMRITRGARA; via the coding sequence ATGGAACCCGCCATCACCTTTCGTGCCCTCACGGAATCGGATCTTCCTCTGCTGCACACCTGGCTGGCGCGTCCGCACGTGACGGAATGGTGGGAACCCGCGCCCACGGCCGAGCAGGTGCGCGAGGACTATCTGCCGCGCCTCGCGCCGCCGGACATGCTGCCGCTCGATGCGCCTGCCGGAGTCGTGCAGTACCTCGCGTACGAGGCCGGCGAGCCCGTCGCCTTCGTGCAGGCCTACCGCGTCATGGCCCACCAATCCGAGGGCTGGTGGCTGAACGAGACGGATCCGCATGCCCTGGGCGTGGACCAATTCATCGGCTTGCCCGAGCGCCTGGGCCAGGGGCTGGGTACGCGCATGCTGAAAGCCTTCATCGAGTTTCTGTTCAAGGACCCGCGGGTGACCCGCATCCAGACCGATCCGGAGCCGACGAACGCACGGGCGATCGCCTGCTACCGCAAGGTGGGCTTCCGGGACGTGGGCGTGGTCGAGACGCCTGACGGCCTGGCGCTCCTGATGCGTATCACGCGCGGTGCTCGAGCGTGA
- a CDS encoding YciI family protein, producing MRVMVVVKATKDSEAGVMPDEKLLTEMGKYNEELVKAGVLLAGDGLHPSRRGKRVRFSGGKKSVIDGPFAETKELIAGYWIWQVKSMDEAVEWARRCPDPMPGEESELEIRPVFEAEDFGSELTPELRAQEDRLRAEVERQRGS from the coding sequence ATGCGCGTCATGGTGGTGGTCAAGGCAACGAAGGACTCCGAGGCGGGCGTGATGCCCGACGAGAAGCTGCTCACCGAGATGGGCAAGTACAACGAGGAGCTGGTGAAGGCCGGCGTCCTGCTGGCCGGCGACGGCCTCCACCCGAGCCGCAGGGGCAAGCGCGTGCGGTTCTCGGGCGGAAAGAAGAGCGTCATCGACGGTCCGTTCGCCGAGACGAAGGAGCTCATCGCCGGCTACTGGATCTGGCAGGTGAAGTCGATGGACGAGGCCGTGGAGTGGGCGCGCCGCTGCCCAGACCCCATGCCCGGCGAGGAGTCGGAGCTCGAGATTCGTCCGGTCTTCGAGGCCGAGGACTTCGGCAGCGAGCTCACGCCGGAGCTGCGCGCGCAGGAGGACCGTCTGCGCGCCGAGGTCGAGCGGCAGCGCGGGTCGTGA
- a CDS encoding SDR family oxidoreductase, translating into MTRNRNALVLGATGGIGGEVARRLKARGWTVRTLHRDPARVAAGNRDQTGFTWFQGDAMHPEEVVAAARGVSLIVHAVNPPGYRNWGELVLPMLDSTLAAARESGARILLPGTVYNYGPDAFPDVDETSPQHPVTRKGAIRVEMERRLRAAAARGEAKVLIVRAGDFFGPGAANNWFSQGLVKPGQPVTAITAPGPRGIGHQWAYLPDVAETMVQLVEREEALETFSTFHMNGHWDDDGTRMIAAIRRVVGRPDLKVRAFPWWLLGLASPFMPLFRELREMRYLWETPVHMNNARLLAVLGREPHTPLDEAVRTTLVGLGCLEGGVALPSPATSC; encoded by the coding sequence ATGACTCGGAATCGGAATGCACTCGTCCTCGGAGCTACCGGCGGTATCGGCGGAGAGGTCGCACGGAGGCTGAAGGCGCGCGGCTGGACGGTCCGGACCCTCCACCGCGACCCCGCCAGGGTGGCGGCTGGCAATCGCGACCAGACCGGCTTCACCTGGTTCCAGGGGGATGCCATGCACCCCGAGGAGGTCGTCGCCGCGGCCCGGGGCGTCTCCCTCATCGTCCACGCGGTGAACCCGCCCGGCTACCGCAATTGGGGCGAGCTGGTGTTGCCCATGCTGGACAGTACCCTCGCGGCGGCACGGGAGAGCGGCGCCCGTATCCTCCTGCCGGGGACTGTCTACAACTACGGACCCGACGCGTTCCCGGACGTGGATGAGACGTCCCCACAGCATCCCGTCACCCGCAAGGGCGCCATCCGCGTCGAGATGGAGCGCCGCCTGCGTGCGGCCGCCGCCAGAGGCGAGGCGAAGGTGTTGATCGTCCGCGCCGGGGACTTCTTCGGGCCCGGGGCGGCCAACAACTGGTTCTCGCAGGGCCTGGTCAAGCCTGGCCAGCCCGTCACCGCCATCACCGCTCCGGGCCCGCGGGGCATCGGCCACCAGTGGGCCTACCTCCCGGACGTCGCCGAGACCATGGTCCAACTGGTGGAGCGCGAGGAGGCGCTCGAGACCTTCTCGACGTTCCACATGAACGGACACTGGGACGACGATGGAACCCGGATGATCGCCGCCATCCGCCGGGTCGTCGGCCGTCCGGACCTGAAGGTCCGCGCCTTCCCCTGGTGGTTGCTGGGACTGGCCTCGCCCTTCATGCCGCTGTTCCGGGAGCTGAGGGAGATGCGCTACCTGTGGGAAACGCCGGTCCACATGAACAACGCGCGCCTCCTGGCCGTGCTCGGCAGGGAGCCCCACACGCCGCTCGACGAAGCCGTCCGGACCACCCTGGTCGGCCTCGGCTGCCTGGAGGGCGGTGTCGCGCTCCCCTCACCCGCTACTTCCTGCTGA
- a CDS encoding AraC family transcriptional regulator: protein MTAGAQMRGYEELAPPASMADAVDAFWRYSAPPRDAGAGPELHRILPDGCTDLIFHFRDTGGPVWMAAPSLKVVGPMERFALVTIEPGSVSLGIRFKPGWALPLLGVSPRELRGLSVPVADCSPALTLLQRQLEDCRSPAQAQALLQKSVARRLASFREAPRPRATQALRWLQSSGGLVRMSSLARTLGVSERTLHRDVLDEAGVPPKLLARVLRFQRAVVLLRSGGGEDLSAVALACGYADQAHLSREVRDLAGLTPTALQLEG, encoded by the coding sequence ATGACAGCCGGTGCGCAGATGAGGGGCTACGAGGAGCTCGCGCCCCCCGCCAGCATGGCGGATGCGGTGGACGCGTTCTGGCGCTACTCCGCGCCACCTCGTGACGCCGGAGCCGGGCCCGAGCTCCACCGGATACTGCCGGACGGCTGCACCGACCTCATCTTCCATTTCCGTGACACGGGAGGCCCGGTGTGGATGGCCGCCCCGTCCCTGAAGGTGGTCGGCCCCATGGAGCGCTTCGCCCTCGTCACCATCGAGCCCGGCTCGGTGAGCCTGGGCATCCGGTTCAAGCCCGGGTGGGCGCTCCCGCTGCTCGGCGTGAGTCCCCGCGAGCTCCGTGGACTCAGTGTTCCCGTCGCGGACTGTTCGCCAGCCCTCACCCTGCTCCAGCGGCAACTCGAGGACTGTCGCTCACCTGCGCAGGCCCAGGCCCTCCTCCAGAAGAGCGTCGCCCGGCGGCTGGCGTCCTTCCGGGAGGCGCCTCGGCCCCGAGCCACCCAGGCCCTGCGCTGGCTCCAGTCCTCGGGAGGACTGGTGCGCATGTCCTCGCTGGCACGGACGCTGGGGGTGAGCGAGCGCACCCTGCACCGGGACGTGCTGGATGAGGCGGGAGTGCCACCGAAGCTGCTGGCCCGGGTGCTCCGCTTCCAGCGAGCCGTGGTGCTGCTGCGCTCCGGTGGAGGAGAGGACCTGAGCGCCGTGGCGCTCGCGTGCGGTTACGCCGACCAGGCGCATCTCTCGCGCGAGGTACGGGACCTGGCGGGCCTCACGCCCACGGCGCTCCAGCTCGAGGGCTGA
- a CDS encoding LysR family transcriptional regulator — translation MNRVDPSWDLYRTFLAVLREGSLSGAARSLGLTQPTIGRHIEALEQAIGFQLFTRSQRGLAATEAALELLPYAEALSSTAASLLRAASGQGGTVKGTVRVSASEVMSIEVLPPLLTALREQYPELVIELAVSNTVEDLLRRDADIAVRMVEPSQESLVVSRLGTIPLGLHAHRSYLDRRGTPKRFEDLATHSVIGFDRETPAIRSLLKSVPKFDVARFALRTNSDLAQLAAIRAGFGIGVCQVALARRDPNLVRVLSDAFELKLGTWLAMHENLKSTPRCRIVFDALAVGLKGYVER, via the coding sequence ATGAACCGCGTCGACCCGAGCTGGGACCTCTACCGGACCTTCCTGGCCGTTCTACGGGAGGGCTCGCTGTCCGGCGCCGCGCGCTCGCTGGGACTCACGCAGCCGACCATCGGGCGGCACATCGAGGCACTCGAGCAGGCGATCGGTTTCCAGCTCTTCACCCGCTCGCAGCGCGGCCTCGCCGCCACGGAGGCGGCCCTGGAGCTGCTGCCCTACGCCGAGGCGCTGTCCTCCACGGCGGCATCCCTGCTTCGGGCCGCCTCGGGCCAGGGTGGCACCGTGAAGGGCACCGTCCGGGTGAGCGCCAGCGAGGTCATGAGTATCGAGGTCCTACCGCCCCTCCTGACGGCCCTGCGAGAGCAGTATCCGGAGCTCGTCATCGAGCTCGCGGTCTCCAACACCGTCGAGGATCTGCTCCGACGCGATGCCGACATCGCCGTCCGGATGGTGGAGCCGAGCCAGGAGTCCCTGGTGGTGAGCCGCCTCGGCACGATCCCACTCGGGCTGCACGCCCATCGGAGCTACCTCGACCGGCGGGGCACGCCGAAGCGTTTCGAGGACCTCGCCACGCACAGCGTGATCGGCTTCGACCGGGAGACACCGGCCATCCGGAGCCTGCTCAAGAGCGTCCCGAAGTTCGACGTGGCCCGCTTCGCGCTGCGGACCAACAGCGACCTCGCCCAGTTGGCGGCGATCCGGGCCGGTTTTGGGATCGGCGTCTGCCAGGTCGCGCTGGCGAGGCGGGACCCCAACCTCGTCCGCGTGCTTTCGGATGCCTTCGAGCTGAAGCTCGGGACCTGGCTGGCGATGCACGAGAACCTCAAGTCGACCCCACGTTGCCGCATCGTCTTCGACGCGCTCGCCGTCGGCCTCAAGGGATACGTGGAGCGCTAG
- a CDS encoding VOC family protein produces the protein MKLGYVILYVSNVPATVDFYEKAFGLQRRFLHESGQYAEMETGATALAFAAEEMAKDNGLTVRFNRPKEDAAAVEVALVAPDVEAAYERAVKAGARAAQPPKQKPWGQTVAYVRDLDGVLVELCTPISP, from the coding sequence ATGAAGCTCGGCTACGTCATCCTCTACGTCTCGAACGTACCCGCCACCGTCGACTTCTACGAGAAGGCCTTTGGCCTGCAACGTCGCTTCCTCCACGAGAGTGGCCAGTACGCGGAGATGGAGACCGGCGCGACGGCGCTGGCCTTCGCCGCGGAGGAGATGGCGAAGGACAATGGCCTCACCGTGCGCTTCAACCGGCCGAAGGAGGACGCGGCGGCGGTGGAGGTGGCGCTCGTCGCGCCAGACGTCGAGGCCGCCTACGAGCGCGCGGTGAAGGCGGGCGCCCGGGCCGCGCAGCCGCCCAAGCAGAAGCCCTGGGGGCAGACGGTGGCCTACGTCAGGGACCTCGACGGAGTGCTCGTGGAGCTCTGCACGCCGATCTCCCCCTGA